In Triticum aestivum cultivar Chinese Spring chromosome 5B, IWGSC CS RefSeq v2.1, whole genome shotgun sequence, the following proteins share a genomic window:
- the LOC123117632 gene encoding transcription factor bHLH18-like isoform X2 — protein MDDTNMFIQWAMETLEQEQDVAAAGDVFPSSLLELDYSAALQNGTHMAAHRHGANDSWSSGDSGAAVAVENDGWSSNCGTNYPAASWNFTSARAQPPSIIEATPSPPAAPGHVVPELAHRSPPSRKFSGTSTGMEPTVHEHVMAERKRREKINRRFIELSTVIPGLKRMDKATILSDALRCVKEQQEKLKAFEGREVRSIDSVVLVKRPCISNGDDGYPSPASSAAAGGGPPMTRIPLPEIEARISESNVMMRIHCQDGKGVLVTLLAEVEGLHLSITHTNVVSFPASTLIINLMAKADEGFTVTADDIVWKLDCALRRHHSSK, from the exons ATGGACGACACGAACATGTTCATTCAGTGGGCCATGGAGACGCTGGAGCAGGAGCAGGACGTCGCGGCCGCCGGAGACGTCTTCCCGTCGTCACTCCTAGAGCTCGACTACTCGGCGGCGCTGCAGAACGGCACGCACATGGCGGCCCACCGACACGGAGCCAACGACAGCTGGAGCTCGGGCGACAGTGGCGCCGCGGTGGCCGTGGAGAACGACGGCTGGTCGTCCAACTGCGGCACCAACTACCCGGCCGCGAGCTGGAACTTCACCTCGGCCAGAGCGCAGCCGCCCAGCATTATCGAGGCCACCCCGAGCCCACCCGCAGCTCCCGGCCACGTCGTGCCGGAGCTGGCGCACAGGTCGCCACCGTCGAGGAAATTCTCAGGCACCAGTACAGGGATGGAGCCGACCGTGCACGAACACGTCATGGCGGAGCGGAAGCGCCGGGAGAAGATCAACCGACGCTTCATAGAGCTCTCCACCGTCATCCCCGGCCTCAAGAGG ATGGACAAGGCGACCATACTGTCCGACGCACTGAGGTGCGTCAAGGAGCAGCAGGAGAAGCTCAAGGCATTCGAGGGCCGTGAGGTGAGGAGCATCGACTCGGTGGTGCTAGTGAAGAGGCCGTGCATCTCCAATGGCGATGATGGCTACCCGTCACCGGCGTCGTCAGCAGCAGCTGGAGGAGGTCCACCGATGACAAGGATCCCGTTGCCGGAGATCGAGGCAAGGATCTCGGAGAGCAATGTGATGATGAGGATCCACTGCCAGGACGGCAAAGGGGTCCTTGTCACGTTGCTCGCCGAGGTCGAGGGGCTCCACCTTAGCATCACACATACCAATGTCGTGTCTTTCCCGGCTTCCACTCTGATCATAAACCTCATGGCCAAGGCAG ACGAGGGCTTCACCGTCACAGCAGACGACATTGTATGGAAGCTTGACTGTGCTTTGCGCCGACATCATAGCAGCAAATGA
- the LOC123117632 gene encoding transcription factor bHLH18-like isoform X1, whose protein sequence is MDDTNMFIQWAMETLEQEQDVAAAGDVFPSSLLELDYSAALQNGTHMAAHRHGANDSWSSGDSGAAVAVENDGWSSNCGTNYPAASWNFTSARAQPPSIIEATPSPPAAPGHVVPELAHRSPPSRKFSGTSTGMEPTVHEHVMAERKRREKINRRFIELSTVIPGLKRMDKATILSDALRCVKEQQEKLKAFEGREVRSIDSVVLVKRPCISNGDDGYPSPASSAAAGGGPPMTRIPLPEIEARISESNVMMRIHCQDGKGVLVTLLAEVEGLHLSITHTNVVSFPASTLIINLMAKLDEGFTVTADDIVWKLDCALRRHHSSK, encoded by the exons ATGGACGACACGAACATGTTCATTCAGTGGGCCATGGAGACGCTGGAGCAGGAGCAGGACGTCGCGGCCGCCGGAGACGTCTTCCCGTCGTCACTCCTAGAGCTCGACTACTCGGCGGCGCTGCAGAACGGCACGCACATGGCGGCCCACCGACACGGAGCCAACGACAGCTGGAGCTCGGGCGACAGTGGCGCCGCGGTGGCCGTGGAGAACGACGGCTGGTCGTCCAACTGCGGCACCAACTACCCGGCCGCGAGCTGGAACTTCACCTCGGCCAGAGCGCAGCCGCCCAGCATTATCGAGGCCACCCCGAGCCCACCCGCAGCTCCCGGCCACGTCGTGCCGGAGCTGGCGCACAGGTCGCCACCGTCGAGGAAATTCTCAGGCACCAGTACAGGGATGGAGCCGACCGTGCACGAACACGTCATGGCGGAGCGGAAGCGCCGGGAGAAGATCAACCGACGCTTCATAGAGCTCTCCACCGTCATCCCCGGCCTCAAGAGG ATGGACAAGGCGACCATACTGTCCGACGCACTGAGGTGCGTCAAGGAGCAGCAGGAGAAGCTCAAGGCATTCGAGGGCCGTGAGGTGAGGAGCATCGACTCGGTGGTGCTAGTGAAGAGGCCGTGCATCTCCAATGGCGATGATGGCTACCCGTCACCGGCGTCGTCAGCAGCAGCTGGAGGAGGTCCACCGATGACAAGGATCCCGTTGCCGGAGATCGAGGCAAGGATCTCGGAGAGCAATGTGATGATGAGGATCCACTGCCAGGACGGCAAAGGGGTCCTTGTCACGTTGCTCGCCGAGGTCGAGGGGCTCCACCTTAGCATCACACATACCAATGTCGTGTCTTTCCCGGCTTCCACTCTGATCATAAACCTCATGGCCAAG CTAGACGAGGGCTTCACCGTCACAGCAGACGACATTGTATGGAAGCTTGACTGTGCTTTGCGCCGACATCATAGCAGCAAATGA
- the LOC123117632 gene encoding transcription factor bHLH18-like isoform X3, translating to MDDTNMFIQWAMETLEQEQDVAAAGDVFPSSLLELDYSAALQNGTHMAAHRHGANDSWSSGDSGAAVAVENDGWSSNCGTNYPAASWNFTSARAQPPSIIEATPSPPAAPGHVVPELAHRSPPSRKFSGTSTGMEPTVHEHVMAERKRREKINRRFIELSTVIPGLKRMDKATILSDALRCVKEQQEKLKAFEGREVRSIDSVVLVKRPCISNGDDGYPSPASSAAAGGGPPMTRIPLPEIEARISESNVMMRIHCQDGKGVLVTLLAEVEGLHLSITHTNVVSFPASTLIINLMAKAARRGLHRHSRRHCMEA from the exons ATGGACGACACGAACATGTTCATTCAGTGGGCCATGGAGACGCTGGAGCAGGAGCAGGACGTCGCGGCCGCCGGAGACGTCTTCCCGTCGTCACTCCTAGAGCTCGACTACTCGGCGGCGCTGCAGAACGGCACGCACATGGCGGCCCACCGACACGGAGCCAACGACAGCTGGAGCTCGGGCGACAGTGGCGCCGCGGTGGCCGTGGAGAACGACGGCTGGTCGTCCAACTGCGGCACCAACTACCCGGCCGCGAGCTGGAACTTCACCTCGGCCAGAGCGCAGCCGCCCAGCATTATCGAGGCCACCCCGAGCCCACCCGCAGCTCCCGGCCACGTCGTGCCGGAGCTGGCGCACAGGTCGCCACCGTCGAGGAAATTCTCAGGCACCAGTACAGGGATGGAGCCGACCGTGCACGAACACGTCATGGCGGAGCGGAAGCGCCGGGAGAAGATCAACCGACGCTTCATAGAGCTCTCCACCGTCATCCCCGGCCTCAAGAGG ATGGACAAGGCGACCATACTGTCCGACGCACTGAGGTGCGTCAAGGAGCAGCAGGAGAAGCTCAAGGCATTCGAGGGCCGTGAGGTGAGGAGCATCGACTCGGTGGTGCTAGTGAAGAGGCCGTGCATCTCCAATGGCGATGATGGCTACCCGTCACCGGCGTCGTCAGCAGCAGCTGGAGGAGGTCCACCGATGACAAGGATCCCGTTGCCGGAGATCGAGGCAAGGATCTCGGAGAGCAATGTGATGATGAGGATCCACTGCCAGGACGGCAAAGGGGTCCTTGTCACGTTGCTCGCCGAGGTCGAGGGGCTCCACCTTAGCATCACACATACCAATGTCGTGTCTTTCCCGGCTTCCACTCTGATCATAAACCTCATGGCCAAGGCAG CTAGACGAGGGCTTCACCGTCACAGCAGACGACATTGTATGGAAGCTTGA
- the LOC123115273 gene encoding uncharacterized protein — protein MDESSIFLQWAMEALGQGQYAAVAGDAFSSSPFLEPHHSAALQSGTDMAAHRYGATDDSRSSGNSGAALAKENNGWSSNCSTNYPAVSPNFTSGSVAAPSHGVPEPAHRSPPSRKSSPSNNGTASTGQKHVMAERKRREKLNRHFIELSTVIPGLKKMDKTTILSDAVRYVKEQHEKLKALQDRDDRTIESVVLVKRPCISNVDDGRPSPPPSAVAQTSPTPAIKTSLPEIDARILERNVMGEDPLRGRQGGPCHVARRGRGAPSYHHTRQCHVLPGLHSHHKSHGKGNFTTLTAHFVDEGFNITVEDIVCKLDRALRRCHHIVTMRRNVAVAEDDGESAAVSVEDQKEKKAKSNFVEFSLKSHLNLAAVQRGCKGVVMADAGDVGWVTGVVVCAGRCRRTSEMK, from the exons ATGGACGAATCGAGCATCTTCCTCCAGTGGGCCATGGAGGCGTTGGGGCAGGGGCAGTACGCTGCCGTTGCCGGAGACGCTTTCTCGTCATCGCCATTCTTAGAACCCCACCACTCGGCGGCGCTACAGAGTGGCACGGACATGGCGGCCCACCGGTACGGAGCCACCGACGACAGCCGGAGCTCAGGTAACAGCGGCGCCGCGCTGGCCAAGGAGAACAACGGCTGGTCGTCCAACTGCAGCACCAACTACCCAGCCGTGAGCCCGAACTTCACCTCGGGCTCGGTCGCTGCTCCGAGCCACGGTGTGCCGGAGCCGGCGCACAGGTCGCCGCCGTCGAGGAAATCCTCCCCCTCAAATAACGGGACGGCGTCCACCGGGCAAAAACACGTCATGGCAGAGAGGAAACGCCGGGAGAAGCTCAACCGCCACTTCATCGAGCTCTCCACTGTCATACCCGGCCTCAAGAAG ATGGACAAGACAACCATCCTTTCCGACGCGGTGAGGTACGTCAAGGAGCAGCACGAGAAGCTCAAGGCACTCCAGGACCGCGACGATAGGACCATCGAGTCGGTGGTGCTCGTCAAGAGGCCGTGCATCTCCAATGTCGACGATGGTAGGCCGTCACCGCCGCCATCAGCAGTAGCTCAAACAAGTCCGACTCCGGCAATAAAGACCTCGCTGCCGGAGATCGATGCAAGGATCTTGGAGAGGAACGTGATGGGTGAGGATCCACTGCGAGGACGGCAAGGGGGTCCTTGTCACGTTGCTCGCAGAGGTCGAGGGGCTCCATCTTACCATCACACACGCCAATGTCATGTCCTTCCCGGCCTCCACTCTCATCATAAATCTCATGGCAAAGGCAACTTCACCACTTTAACTGCACATTTT GTGGACGAAGGCTTCAACATCACAGTGGAGGACATTGTGTGCAAGCTCGACCGTGCATTGAGACGGTGTCACCATATcg TGACAATGAGAAGGAATGTGGCCGTGGCCGAGGATGACGGGGAGAGCGCGGCCGTGTCTGTGGAGGACCAGAAAGAGAAGAAAGCAAAGTCCAACTTCGTAGAATTCTCGCTGAAGTCTCACCTGAATCTCGCTGCAGTTCAGCGGGGGTGCAAGGGTGTGGTTATGGCGgatgccggggatgtcggatgggTCACCGGGGTGGTGGTGTGCGCTGGTCGGTGTCGGAGGACGAGTGAGATGAAATGA